A region of Cellulophaga sp. RHA19 DNA encodes the following proteins:
- the trxA gene encoding thioredoxin, translated as MALEITDATFDEVVLKSDKPVVVDFWAAWCGPCRMVGPIIDEVSSEYEGKAVVGKVDVDANQEFAAKYGVRNIPTVLVFKNGEMVSRQVGVSPKQVYTDAIDALL; from the coding sequence ATGGCATTAGAAATAACAGACGCAACTTTTGACGAAGTTGTTTTAAAAAGTGACAAACCAGTTGTTGTAGATTTTTGGGCAGCTTGGTGTGGTCCTTGTAGAATGGTTGGTCCTATTATTGACGAAGTTAGTTCTGAGTACGAAGGAAAAGCTGTTGTTGGTAAAGTAGACGTAGATGCAAACCAAGAATTTGCAGCAAAATACGGTGTACGTAACATACCTACAGTATTAGTATTTAAAAATGGTGAAATGGTTAGCAGACAAGTTGGTGTTTCTCCAAAACAAGTTTACACAGACGCTATAGACGCTTTATTATAG
- a CDS encoding urocanate hydratase — MDFKSQILQGIPRTLPVKRAYAEDANHAPKRKDILSLEEKKLALKNALRYFPVAWHTELSKEFANELQNYGRIYMFRFKPEYDIYARPISEYPAKTPQAAALQLMIMNNLDPAVAQHPEELITYGGNGAVFQNWAQYVLTMQYLATMTEEQTLHIYSGHPMGLFPSTKEAPRVVVTNGMMIPNYSKPDDWEKYNALGVTQYGQMTAGSYMYIGPQGIVHGTTITVMNAFRKVLKPNETSAGKIFLTAGLGGMSGAQPKAGNIAGCITICAEVNAAAATKRHSQGWVDVLIDSIDELVVKTKKAQESKEVVSIAYIGNIVEVWERFYDENIFIHLGSDQTSLHNPWAGGYYPVGISFEESNELMSTNPNTFKQKVQESLKRQVAAINKHTANGTYFFDYGNAFLLETSRAGGDVMAKNNIDFKYPSYVQDILGPMCFDYGFGPFRWVCSSGKPEDLQKTDAIALKVMEEIKATAPEEIQQQMQDNITWIREAEQNKLVVGSQARILYADAEGRAKIAEAFNQAIKTGELSAPVVLGRDHHDVSGTDSPFRETSNIYDGSKFTADMAIHNVIGDSFRGATWVSIHNGGGVGWGEVTNGGFGMVLDGSVEASKKLKNMLFYDVNNGISRRSWARNKEAIFAIEREMKRTPELKVTIPNLVKDHLLDNLFA, encoded by the coding sequence ATGGATTTTAAATCTCAAATTCTTCAAGGTATTCCTAGAACATTACCCGTAAAAAGAGCATATGCAGAAGATGCTAATCACGCTCCTAAAAGAAAAGACATTCTTTCTTTAGAAGAGAAAAAGTTAGCTTTAAAAAATGCATTACGTTATTTTCCGGTTGCTTGGCACACAGAATTATCAAAAGAATTTGCAAACGAACTACAAAATTATGGTCGTATTTATATGTTTAGGTTTAAACCTGAATATGATATTTACGCCAGACCAATATCAGAATACCCAGCAAAAACACCACAAGCTGCTGCATTACAGTTAATGATTATGAATAACTTAGATCCTGCGGTTGCGCAACATCCAGAGGAGCTTATTACCTATGGTGGCAATGGTGCTGTTTTTCAAAATTGGGCTCAATACGTACTAACCATGCAGTATTTAGCAACAATGACAGAGGAGCAAACATTGCACATTTATTCTGGTCATCCTATGGGACTTTTTCCGTCTACAAAAGAAGCTCCACGAGTTGTTGTTACTAATGGTATGATGATTCCCAACTATTCCAAACCAGACGATTGGGAAAAATACAATGCACTTGGTGTAACGCAATACGGACAAATGACAGCTGGTTCTTATATGTACATTGGACCACAAGGCATTGTACATGGCACTACAATTACGGTAATGAATGCTTTTAGAAAAGTATTAAAACCTAATGAAACCTCTGCAGGTAAAATATTTTTAACTGCTGGTTTAGGTGGTATGAGTGGTGCACAACCAAAAGCTGGCAATATTGCCGGTTGTATTACAATTTGCGCAGAGGTTAATGCAGCTGCTGCAACTAAAAGACACTCGCAAGGCTGGGTAGATGTTTTAATAGATTCTATAGATGAACTTGTTGTAAAAACAAAAAAAGCACAAGAGAGTAAAGAGGTCGTTTCTATTGCTTACATTGGTAATATTGTAGAAGTTTGGGAACGTTTTTATGATGAAAACATTTTTATTCATTTAGGGTCAGACCAAACATCTTTACACAACCCGTGGGCTGGCGGTTATTACCCAGTGGGTATTTCTTTTGAAGAATCCAATGAGTTAATGAGCACCAATCCTAATACCTTTAAACAAAAAGTACAAGAGTCTCTAAAAAGACAAGTAGCTGCAATTAATAAACATACTGCAAATGGCACTTACTTTTTTGATTATGGTAATGCCTTTTTACTTGAAACATCTCGTGCAGGCGGTGATGTTATGGCAAAAAACAATATAGATTTTAAGTACCCATCTTACGTGCAAGATATATTAGGACCTATGTGTTTTGATTATGGCTTTGGACCTTTTCGTTGGGTGTGTTCTTCTGGTAAACCTGAAGATTTACAAAAAACAGATGCTATTGCTTTAAAAGTAATGGAAGAAATTAAGGCTACCGCTCCAGAAGAAATTCAGCAACAAATGCAAGATAATATTACTTGGATTAGAGAAGCTGAACAAAATAAACTGGTTGTAGGCTCACAAGCACGTATTTTATATGCAGACGCAGAGGGTAGAGCAAAAATTGCAGAAGCCTTTAACCAAGCCATAAAAACAGGAGAACTTTCTGCTCCTGTTGTACTTGGTAGAGACCACCATGATGTTAGTGGCACAGACTCTCCTTTTAGAGAAACAAGTAACATCTATGACGGCAGTAAGTTTACAGCAGATATGGCTATACACAATGTAATTGGTGATAGTTTTAGAGGCGCAACTTGGGTATCTATACACAATGGCGGTGGCGTTGGTTGGGGAGAAGTTACAAATGGTGGCTTTGGTATGGTGTTGGATGGTTCTGTAGAAGCATCAAAAAAATTAAAAAATATGCTTTTTTACGATGTAAACAACGGTATATCTAGGCGTAGTTGGGCTCGTAATAAAGAAGCTATTTTTGCCATAGAACGTGAAATGAAAAGAACGCCAGAACTTAAGGTTACTATTCCTAATTTGGTTAAAGATCATTTATTAGACAATTTATTTGCTTAG
- the hutI gene encoding imidazolonepropionase codes for MKQKLIGPFTQLLPMTGIAVKGAVTDEELVVIKNGGIIVKNNTIVAVGPYKDLLKQIDIKNTLLEEVKGDSVCLPGFIDSHTHICFGGTRANDYAMRNAGKTYLEISKAGGGIWDTVTQTRKASILELEEGITKRANKHLKNGVTTIEVKSGYGLSVYEELKMLRAIKNVDNKIKADLISTCLAAHMHPKDYNGTASEYLKEISISLFPLLKEEHLTTRIDAFIEEGAFTAEVIAPYFKKAKEMGFTITVHADQFSTGGSKVAIDFDAVSADHLEASTDEEIKILAKSDVISTALPGASIGLGCAFTPARKLLDAGGAVAIASDHNPGSAPMGDLLTQASILGTFQKLSNAEVLSGITFRAAAALSLKDRGALNNGFMADFIAFPTSNYKEILYQQGQLKPSYVWKKGTKIDF; via the coding sequence ATGAAACAAAAACTTATTGGCCCTTTTACACAACTATTACCAATGACAGGCATTGCCGTTAAAGGAGCTGTTACAGATGAAGAATTGGTAGTCATAAAAAATGGCGGTATTATAGTTAAAAACAATACTATAGTTGCTGTTGGTCCTTACAAAGACTTATTAAAACAAATAGACATTAAAAATACTTTACTAGAAGAAGTTAAAGGCGATAGCGTTTGTTTGCCTGGTTTTATAGATTCACATACACATATATGTTTTGGTGGCACCAGAGCTAATGATTATGCTATGCGTAATGCAGGCAAAACCTATTTAGAAATTTCTAAAGCTGGTGGTGGCATTTGGGATACTGTTACACAAACCAGAAAAGCTAGTATTTTAGAATTAGAAGAGGGTATTACCAAAAGAGCAAATAAACATTTAAAAAATGGTGTAACAACTATAGAAGTAAAAAGTGGCTACGGTTTATCTGTTTACGAAGAACTTAAAATGTTGCGTGCTATTAAAAATGTAGACAATAAAATTAAAGCCGATTTAATTTCTACTTGCTTGGCTGCACATATGCACCCTAAAGATTATAATGGTACCGCAAGTGAGTACTTAAAAGAAATAAGCATCTCCCTTTTCCCCCTTTTAAAAGAAGAACATTTAACAACCAGAATTGATGCTTTTATTGAAGAAGGTGCTTTTACAGCAGAAGTAATTGCACCTTACTTTAAAAAGGCAAAGGAAATGGGCTTTACAATTACAGTACATGCAGATCAGTTTTCTACTGGCGGAAGTAAAGTTGCTATAGATTTTGATGCTGTAAGTGCAGACCATTTAGAGGCTAGTACAGATGAAGAAATAAAAATTTTAGCAAAAAGTGATGTTATTTCTACAGCTTTACCTGGAGCAAGTATAGGCCTTGGCTGTGCTTTTACACCTGCACGTAAACTATTAGATGCTGGTGGTGCTGTTGCAATTGCAAGTGACCACAATCCTGGTTCTGCACCAATGGGAGATTTACTTACACAAGCTTCTATATTAGGAACTTTTCAAAAACTGAGTAATGCCGAGGTTTTATCTGGTATTACTTTTAGAGCCGCTGCTGCTTTAAGTCTTAAAGACAGAGGTGCATTAAATAATGGATTTATGGCAGATTTTATTGCTTTTCCAACATCAAACTATAAAGAAATTTTATACCAACAAGGACAACTAAAACCAAGTTACGTTTGGAAAAAAGGAACCAAAATAGATTTTTAA
- the hutH gene encoding histidine ammonia-lyase, giving the protein MRNAPKTFNFGEDHLTAGIALSIARGTTKGLISDFSRIKIRNSSKTVANIVEKGDPVYGINTGFGPLCTTKISKEETKILQTNILKSHSVGVGEPIDKEIAKLMLILKMNSLAQGYSGIAEATLDRILWHINTDAIPVVPAQGSVGASGDLAPLSHLFLPLIGLGKVDYKGEVIDTSSLFEKTEMQSLDLGPKEGLALINGTQFIAAHAVKVVDKLQSCLAQADIIGAMMIEGLQGSIKPFYNELHALRPFKGNLYVAKKVKRLLKGSEIMEDHANCNRVQDPYSLRCIPQVHGASRNAWLHLKELLEIELNSVTDNPIIIDEELTISGGSFHGQPLAMALDYACLAASEVGNISDRRIYLALEGNSPGVPKLLMNETGINSGYMILQYTTAALASENKGLCFPSSADSIPTSLGQEDHVSMGSIGGRKALQVIGNVEKILAIEMLTAAQAFEFRKPLKSGLFLEEVHKKIREKVAFADKDRVFATDIEAGIQMIQNQTILKAIEEVKERENLEMEIPFANEFENY; this is encoded by the coding sequence ATGCGTAACGCACCTAAGACTTTTAATTTTGGAGAAGATCATTTAACGGCTGGTATTGCTCTTTCAATTGCAAGAGGCACTACCAAAGGTTTAATTTCAGATTTTTCTCGTATTAAAATAAGAAACAGCAGTAAAACTGTTGCTAACATTGTAGAAAAAGGAGATCCAGTTTATGGTATTAACACAGGATTTGGACCTTTATGTACTACTAAAATATCTAAAGAAGAAACAAAAATATTACAAACTAACATTTTAAAAAGTCATAGTGTTGGTGTAGGAGAACCAATAGATAAAGAGATTGCTAAACTTATGCTTATCTTAAAAATGAATAGTCTTGCACAAGGGTATTCTGGTATAGCAGAAGCAACTTTAGACCGTATTTTATGGCATATAAATACTGATGCTATTCCTGTTGTACCTGCTCAAGGCTCTGTTGGTGCTTCTGGTGATTTGGCTCCACTTTCTCATTTATTTTTACCATTAATTGGTTTGGGTAAGGTTGATTATAAAGGTGAAGTTATAGATACCTCTTCTTTGTTTGAAAAAACAGAAATGCAAAGCCTAGACTTAGGTCCTAAAGAAGGTTTAGCACTAATTAATGGCACACAGTTTATTGCTGCACATGCAGTAAAAGTGGTAGACAAATTACAAAGTTGCCTTGCCCAAGCAGATATTATTGGTGCAATGATGATTGAAGGTTTGCAAGGCTCAATTAAACCATTTTATAATGAGCTGCACGCATTACGACCTTTTAAGGGTAATTTGTATGTTGCTAAAAAAGTAAAACGTTTGCTTAAGGGGTCTGAGATAATGGAGGATCATGCTAATTGCAATCGTGTACAAGACCCTTACTCTTTACGCTGTATTCCGCAAGTGCATGGAGCATCTAGAAATGCGTGGTTGCATTTAAAAGAATTGTTAGAGATTGAATTAAATTCGGTTACAGACAACCCTATTATTATAGATGAAGAACTAACAATTAGTGGCGGTAGTTTTCACGGCCAGCCTTTAGCTATGGCACTAGATTATGCTTGTTTAGCAGCATCTGAAGTTGGTAACATATCTGACCGAAGAATATACTTAGCTTTAGAAGGTAATAGTCCTGGAGTGCCTAAATTACTGATGAATGAAACCGGAATTAACTCTGGTTATATGATATTGCAATACACTACTGCTGCCTTGGCTAGTGAAAATAAAGGTCTTTGTTTTCCGTCTAGTGCAGATAGCATACCAACGTCTTTAGGACAAGAAGATCACGTAAGTATGGGTTCTATTGGCGGACGAAAAGCTTTGCAAGTAATTGGCAATGTAGAAAAAATATTAGCTATAGAAATGCTAACTGCTGCACAGGCATTTGAATTTAGAAAGCCATTAAAATCGGGCTTATTTTTAGAAGAAGTACATAAAAAAATTAGAGAAAAAGTTGCCTTTGCTGATAAAGACCGTGTCTTTGCAACAGACATTGAGGCAGGAATACAAATGATACAAAACCAAACCATTTTAAAAGCTATTGAAGAGGTAAAAGAACGAGAAAATTTAGAAATGGAGATTCCATTTGCTAACGAATTTGAAAACTACTAA
- a CDS encoding LysR family transcriptional regulator has translation MSYQIELRHFHYFLAVAEELHFRKAAERLFISQPGLSRQIKQMEEILETQLFIRNKKKVTLTAAGVYLKDEIEFILNHLELIKRHIKLVSQGKFGELNIGFLGSAMQTVIPDLLLKLKDAFPEINTSLEELSNNAQLNAVLKDGLDIGFVRMVRVPKGLCIKPVFNDTFSVVVPANHNITATSFKGMKQFERENFILFSQDYSPLYYDTVMSICEDAGFTPKVSHKSVHAQTIFTLVENNLGVAIVPTSLQQGFNMNVKFIELKKIPQRAVLSVIWKEDNRNPVLKHCMQLLLGDKK, from the coding sequence ATGAGTTATCAAATAGAGTTACGCCATTTTCATTATTTTTTAGCTGTTGCAGAAGAATTACACTTTAGAAAAGCAGCAGAACGTTTATTTATATCACAACCCGGATTAAGTAGGCAAATAAAACAAATGGAAGAAATTCTGGAAACGCAGCTTTTTATCAGGAATAAAAAAAAGGTCACCTTAACAGCTGCCGGAGTTTACTTAAAAGATGAAATAGAATTTATTTTAAATCATTTAGAGTTAATAAAACGGCATATAAAATTGGTAAGTCAGGGTAAGTTTGGAGAGCTTAATATTGGTTTTTTAGGCTCTGCTATGCAAACTGTAATTCCGGATTTGTTATTGAAGCTAAAAGATGCTTTTCCAGAAATTAATACAAGTTTAGAAGAGCTCTCTAATAACGCACAGTTAAATGCAGTTTTAAAAGATGGTTTAGATATTGGTTTTGTACGTATGGTTAGGGTGCCAAAGGGTTTGTGCATTAAGCCTGTATTTAATGATACATTTTCTGTGGTTGTCCCAGCAAACCATAATATTACAGCAACTAGTTTTAAAGGAATGAAACAGTTTGAAAGAGAAAATTTTATTCTGTTTTCACAAGATTACAGTCCGTTGTATTATGATACAGTAATGAGTATTTGTGAAGATGCAGGGTTTACGCCCAAGGTGTCTCACAAGTCTGTGCATGCGCAAACTATTTTTACATTGGTAGAAAACAATTTGGGAGTTGCTATTGTACCTACTTCTTTACAGCAAGGTTTTAATATGAATGTAAAGTTTATTGAGCTTAAGAAAATACCACAACGAGCTGTATTATCTGTTATTTGGAAAGAAGACAATAGAAATCCGGTTTTAAAACATTGTATGCAGTTGTTGTTGGGTGATAAAAAATAG
- a CDS encoding nitroreductase family protein — protein sequence MIFDIIKKRRSVFPAQYNSKPIARELIEKVLEAGNWAPSHKKTEPWRFKVIQGETRAKLGMFLSLKYMENDPKPKQFKVEKLINNPQKAGAIIAICMQRDPNESLPEWEEVAATAMAVQNMWLTCTDLGIGSYWSSPGLIKHMGEFFAMEEGEACLGFFYMGYTDDELQDGERGAVKDKTTWL from the coding sequence ATGATTTTTGATATAATAAAGAAGAGGAGATCTGTGTTTCCTGCACAATACAATAGTAAACCAATAGCTAGAGAATTAATTGAAAAGGTTTTGGAGGCTGGTAATTGGGCACCATCTCACAAAAAAACAGAACCTTGGCGTTTTAAAGTAATACAAGGAGAAACTAGAGCAAAACTAGGAATGTTTTTGTCCTTAAAATACATGGAAAATGATCCTAAGCCTAAGCAGTTTAAGGTTGAAAAACTAATAAACAATCCGCAAAAGGCAGGAGCAATAATAGCTATTTGTATGCAGAGAGACCCTAATGAGTCTTTACCAGAATGGGAAGAAGTTGCGGCAACAGCAATGGCTGTACAAAATATGTGGCTTACCTGTACAGATTTAGGGATAGGTAGTTATTGGAGTTCTCCTGGTTTAATAAAACATATGGGAGAATTTTTTGCAATGGAGGAAGGGGAAGCTTGTTTAGGTTTCTTTTATATGGGTTACACAGATGATGAATTACAAGATGGAGAAAGAGGAGCAGTTAAAGATAAAACAACTTGGCTGTAA
- a CDS encoding M28 family peptidase: MKKILSTLILLTSLISCAQTRNGTQTASNIDTVRIKKDLLRITKTQNSRNYKNIKTLNSIASYIKVELAKVCDTTAYQEYKAKNETYKNVLASIGTEHKERLIIGAHYDVYGNQEGADDNASGVAGLLELARLLSKEKLDYRIDFVAYTLEEPPFFRTEKMGSYVHANYLKKNNITVKGMICLEMIGYYKDEPNTQTYPIKEMSTIYGNRANFITVVQNEKSGNFGAKIENLMKKQKLIPTVSFKGSSLVTGVDFSDHLNYWNLNYPAVMITNTSFYRNKNYHTNKDSLETLNINKMSAVIQQLYITIKEL, translated from the coding sequence ATGAAAAAAATACTATCAACACTTATACTACTTACCTCTTTAATTTCTTGCGCACAAACAAGGAACGGCACCCAAACTGCATCTAATATAGATACAGTACGTATTAAGAAAGACTTGCTAAGAATTACAAAAACACAAAATAGCAGGAATTATAAAAACATAAAAACTCTTAACTCAATTGCTAGCTACATTAAAGTTGAACTTGCTAAGGTGTGCGACACTACCGCTTACCAAGAATATAAAGCTAAGAATGAAACTTATAAAAATGTTCTTGCCTCTATTGGTACTGAACATAAAGAACGGTTAATTATTGGTGCCCATTACGATGTTTATGGCAATCAAGAAGGTGCTGATGATAACGCAAGTGGTGTTGCTGGGTTATTAGAATTAGCACGTTTGTTATCCAAAGAGAAACTTGATTATAGAATAGATTTTGTTGCCTATACTTTAGAAGAACCTCCTTTTTTTAGAACTGAAAAAATGGGAAGTTATGTGCATGCAAATTACTTAAAGAAAAACAACATAACCGTAAAAGGTATGATTTGCTTAGAAATGATTGGTTATTACAAGGACGAACCCAACACACAAACCTACCCAATTAAAGAGATGAGCACCATTTATGGCAATCGTGCTAATTTTATAACTGTCGTTCAAAATGAAAAAAGCGGCAATTTTGGTGCTAAAATTGAAAATTTAATGAAAAAACAGAAACTGATACCTACCGTATCTTTTAAAGGCTCTTCTCTTGTTACTGGCGTAGATTTTTCGGATCATTTAAACTACTGGAATTTAAATTACCCAGCAGTTATGATCACCAATACCTCTTTTTACCGCAACAAGAATTATCACACAAATAAGGATTCTCTTGAAACATTAAACATAAATAAAATGAGTGCGGTTATTCAGCAACTCTACATTACTATTAAGGAACTCTAA
- a CDS encoding DUF456 domain-containing protein has translation MDIALLVIGFILMLTGIIGSFLPVLPGPPISWLGLLVLYLTKAIPNDWLFLGITLAVALIVFALDYIIPAIGTKKFGGTKAGMIGTTVGLLVAIFFPVLGIFGIVVWPFVGALVGELLNKADQKTAFKAAFGSFIGFLTGTFLKFMVAIVYIGLFISKVWEYSEELFPFFYS, from the coding sequence ATGGATATAGCGCTTTTAGTAATTGGTTTTATTCTAATGTTAACAGGTATAATTGGTAGTTTTTTACCTGTTTTACCAGGTCCTCCAATTAGTTGGTTGGGCTTGCTTGTGCTTTATTTAACCAAAGCCATACCAAACGACTGGCTTTTTCTTGGCATAACCTTAGCTGTAGCACTAATAGTTTTTGCCTTAGATTATATTATCCCTGCAATAGGAACTAAAAAATTTGGAGGTACAAAAGCAGGTATGATAGGAACAACTGTTGGTTTACTTGTTGCTATATTTTTTCCTGTACTTGGTATATTTGGTATTGTAGTTTGGCCTTTTGTGGGTGCTTTGGTTGGCGAATTATTAAACAAAGCAGACCAAAAAACAGCATTTAAAGCTGCTTTTGGTTCTTTTATTGGCTTTTTAACTGGTACTTTTTTAAAATTTATGGTTGCTATAGTATATATAGGACTGTTTATTTCTAAAGTATGGGAATACAGTGAAGAGTTGTTTCCGTTTTTTTATAGTTAA
- a CDS encoding BlaI/MecI/CopY family transcriptional regulator, which yields MKQLTKAEEEIMQVLWELEKTSVADVIEKLPTPKPAYNTVSTIVRILENKGFVGHEKLGRGYLYFPLIKKADYSNQSINKLMEGYFQGSFKSMVSFFMKKNDMSLTELESILKDIKEDDKK from the coding sequence ATGAAGCAGTTAACTAAGGCGGAAGAAGAGATTATGCAGGTGTTATGGGAGTTAGAGAAAACGAGCGTAGCAGATGTAATAGAGAAGTTGCCAACACCAAAGCCAGCATACAATACAGTATCTACTATTGTACGCATTTTAGAAAATAAGGGGTTTGTAGGTCACGAAAAGTTGGGTAGAGGTTATTTGTATTTTCCGTTGATAAAAAAGGCAGATTATAGCAACCAGTCTATTAACAAATTAATGGAGGGTTATTTTCAAGGTTCATTTAAAAGTATGGTATCGTTTTTTATGAAGAAAAATGATATGAGTTTAACTGAATTAGAATCTATTTTAAAAGATATTAAAGAAGACGATAAAAAATAA
- a CDS encoding M56 family metallopeptidase codes for MIQYIVLVITFQLSFLAIYDLFLKKETFFQSNRVYLIATFLVSLFLPFVKLPVFKTVVSQQYAAIVLDEIVLTANSSQAAEENSFPWLKVVFVIGAVISFALFVYKTYQIIKLKQAGEKQKFTDYIKVTIPKSNSAFSFYNTVFMGDAVIKENEEGILEHELVHVKQKHTLDLLFFEVMRIALWFNPLVYIYQNRIAEVHEFIADSNVKKTSKKEQYELLLSQIFETKNISFINHFYKSSLIKKRIVMLQKSKSGKVLKLKYLALVPLVAGMLFYTSCETENNAEIDAIEAKSSVDEVEALDEVVIVGYAADPSTIQTNSDVRLIKYSSNEEANNSSVFDEEEGDLVPFSTIGTPPAFPGNENAENPRENFNKSLNEHIRKNFNYPDEAQEKGIQGRVSISFIIEEDGSVKNLQMRGPDKLLVNEAARIISRLPKLSPGMENGKAVKVPFSLPITFRLK; via the coding sequence ATGATACAGTATATAGTTTTAGTAATCACATTTCAGCTGTCGTTTTTAGCAATTTATGATTTGTTTTTAAAAAAGGAGACTTTTTTTCAGAGCAACCGAGTGTATTTAATAGCTACGTTTTTAGTGTCATTATTTTTACCTTTTGTAAAGTTGCCAGTATTTAAAACTGTAGTATCACAGCAATATGCAGCCATTGTTTTAGATGAAATTGTATTAACAGCAAATTCATCTCAGGCTGCAGAAGAGAACAGTTTTCCTTGGCTCAAAGTGGTATTTGTAATTGGAGCAGTAATATCATTTGCTTTGTTTGTTTATAAAACTTATCAGATTATAAAATTGAAGCAAGCAGGAGAAAAGCAAAAATTTACAGACTATATAAAGGTTACAATACCTAAAAGCAATAGTGCTTTTTCATTTTACAATACTGTTTTTATGGGAGATGCGGTTATAAAAGAAAATGAAGAAGGCATTCTAGAGCACGAGTTAGTACATGTGAAGCAAAAACACACTTTAGATTTATTATTTTTTGAGGTAATGCGCATTGCCCTTTGGTTTAATCCATTAGTGTATATCTATCAAAACAGAATAGCAGAAGTACACGAGTTTATAGCCGACTCTAATGTTAAAAAAACAAGTAAAAAAGAACAATACGAGTTATTATTATCTCAAATTTTTGAGACAAAAAATATCTCATTCATCAACCATTTTTATAAATCATCATTAATTAAAAAACGAATAGTTATGTTACAAAAATCAAAATCTGGTAAAGTTTTAAAACTAAAATATTTAGCATTGGTACCATTAGTTGCTGGTATGTTATTTTATACCTCTTGTGAAACAGAAAACAATGCTGAAATAGATGCAATAGAAGCAAAAAGTAGTGTTGATGAGGTAGAGGCATTAGATGAGGTTGTTATTGTAGGTTATGCTGCAGATCCAAGTACAATACAAACAAATTCTGATGTTAGGCTAATTAAGTATTCAAGCAATGAAGAAGCAAATAATTCTAGTGTTTTTGATGAAGAAGAAGGTGATTTAGTGCCTTTTTCAACAATAGGTACACCACCAGCTTTTCCTGGTAATGAAAATGCAGAAAACCCTAGAGAAAATTTTAATAAGTCGTTAAATGAGCACATCAGAAAAAACTTTAATTACCCAGATGAAGCTCAAGAAAAAGGAATACAAGGTAGGGTAAGTATTAGCTTTATTATAGAAGAGGATGGCTCTGTAAAAAACTTGCAAATGCGTGGTCCAGATAAACTTTTGGTAAATGAAGCTGCACGTATTATTAGCAGACTGCCTAAGTTATCTCCAGGAATGGAAAATGGTAAGGCAGTTAAAGTTCCTTTTTCATTGCCAATAACCTTTAGATTAAAGTAA